The proteins below are encoded in one region of Gambusia affinis linkage group LG07, SWU_Gaff_1.0, whole genome shotgun sequence:
- the zmynd10 gene encoding zinc finger MYND domain-containing protein 10 encodes MDTSVVLPVEAEGFIQSLETFSLKEVGSVRWFRQHEFIEKLNMQAILSASAMHDEFVKDFLVSFGKIPVLVHEMILVEVWKQKVFPILCQLQDFNPKSTFHLYMLIRHEATIINLLETILFHKDSCEAADDSLLDLVDYCHRKLTLLASEATKSRAATAHDYQNQISSLEELQVQSAALEFEISLKAISVLSYIADHTESISVINRMLCTHNMPCVLVQLVESCPWSRSNKGQVEKYINGKWQRISAEDHVKMTKLDGQVWMALYSLVLKEECQRKYDFNNFNKNQLLKLRSFLTDVLIDQLPNLVELQRFLAHLAVTDPAPPKKDLVLQQIPEMWNQIIRENSGKWKGIAKYQVKETFSPSDSDLQQQAQRLAQTYSLDVMERLLPEKPKCGCCGKEAPKRCSGCQGEWYCSRQCQVKHWPKHKQACQLMTETLQKIHEDKELR; translated from the exons ATGGATACATCGGTAGTGCTGCCGGTTGAAGCTGAGGGGTTTATTCAAAGTCTGGAAACCTTTTCCCTCAAAGAAGTGGGCTCTGTGAG gtgGTTCAGACAGCACGAGTTTATTGAAAAGCTAAACATGCAGGCCATCCTGAGTGCTTCGGCCATGCATGATGAGTTTGTCAAGGATTTCCTGGTGTCCTTTGGAAAG ATACCAGTTCTGGTCCATGAGATGATCCTTGTGGAGGTGTGGAAGCAGAAAGTGTTTCCCATCTTATGCCAGCTGCAGGACTTCAACCCTAAGAGCACGTTTCATCTTTACATGCTG aTCCGCCATGAAGCTACAATTATTAACCTGCTTGAAACAATATTGTTTCATAAG GATTCCTGTGAGGCAGCTGACGATTCTCTTCTTGACTTGGTGGATTACTGCCATCGTAAACTGACCCTGCTGGCCAGTGAAGCAACCAAGTCCCGTGCTGCCACTGCTCATGATTATCAGAACCAGATATCCTCTCTAGAG GAGCTGCAGGTGCAGAGTGCTGCACTGGAGTTTGAAATCTCCCTGAAAGCGATATCTGTGCTGAGCTACATCGCAGATCATACCGAGAG CATCAGCGTCATCAATCGTATGCTTTGCACGCACAACATGCCCTGTGTCCTGGTTCAGCTGGTCGAGTCCTGCCCCTGGAGTCGGAGCAACAAAG GCCAAGTAGAAAAGTACATCAATGGCAAATGGCAGAGGATTTCTGCAGAGGACCATGTGAAGATGACTAAACTTGACGGCCAGGTCTGGATGGCTCTTTACAGTTTGGTCCTGAAGGAGGAGTGCCAAAGAAAATACGACTTCAACAATTTCAACAAGAACCAACTTCTTAAG CTCAGGAGTTTCTTGACAGACGTGCTGATCGATCAGTTACCGAACTTGGTCGAGCTCCAGCGCTTTCTGGCCCATTTGGCTGTTACAGACCCGGCCCCACCAAAGAAAGATCTGGTTCTGCAGCAG ATCCCAGAAATGTGGAACCAGATCATCAGAGAAAATTCTGGGAAGTGGAAAGGAATAGCTAAATATCAGGTTAAGGAAACATTCAGCCCGTCTGACAGCGACTTGCAGCAACAGGCCCAAAG GTTGGCGCAGACGTACAGCCTGGATGTGATGGAGCGTTTGCTCCCGGAGAAACCAAAGTGTGGATGCTGCGGGAAAGAGGCTCCAAAGAGATGCTCTGGATGCCAGGGAGAGTGGTACTGCAGCAG ACAGTGTCAGGTGAAACACTGGCCTAAACACAAGCAGGCCTGTCAGCTCATGACTGAGACCCTGCAGAAGATCCACGAAGACAAAGAGCTGAGATAA